The window CTGCATGAGCAGGTGTTCCTGAGTTTAATACTGTAGTAGCTTGAGTGTTAGTGCGGACAGCTTGCTGCGGTACAGGTGGAAGGGGTTTAGCAGATGTAATTGGATTTGCGGCACTCGGTGCAATCGGATTTGTAGGACGTATTTGAACATTGGAAGTATGAGGAGCGGTATTTTCATTGATTACTGGGGGAGGATTAGTATTACCGCTTCTGAAAATCTGTAGTAGGCTGGATAACTTACCCATAAAGGCTCCAATTTATAATTTAAATTTGTTTATTAAATTAAGAATATACTAATTATTAGTTTCTTACAACTATATTTTGCATATACCTAGGAGCGGAAAATATTGCCGTATTATTATTAAATAATAGAACATTTATAACTAAATGCTTCGAAAAGATGTAATGCGTTTAAATTCTCATCTGCAAGATCTGCAATAGTAAGTCCTACACGTAAAATGCGATCAGCAGCTCTGGCAGAAACTCCATGTTCTTCCATCGCCATTTTTATGACCTGAAGGCATTCGTTATCTAGAGGGCAATACAAATGCAGGTCAGAGCGCGTCAGTGTAGCGTTGATTTTATTTTCCCCCTGTCGGGAGTGTTGTTTTAGACGCGCTTTTTGTACTCTATTCCTAATTATAGCAGATGATTCATTTTCTGCACTTTCATGCATTTCTTTATAACTTACAGGTGGAACAGTGATGTGGATATCAAAGCGATCCAGTAGGGGGCCGGAGATTTTGCCGGTATAGCGATGGCGTTGAGCTTCAGAATCTTTGCAGGCTTTGGAAGGATGACCATAATATCCACAAGGGCAGGGGTTCATCGCTGCAATGCAAATAAACTGGCTGGGATAAGTTACTTGTTGTCTGGCGCGGCTAATGGTGACGGATTTATCTTCTAAAGGTTGTCTTAGAGCTTCAAGCACAGAACTACTGAACTCGGGCAATTCGTCGAGAAAAAGCACGCCGTGATGGGCGAGAGAAATTTCCCCTGGTTTAGGGTTTGATCCGCCTCCGACTAAGCCTGCATAACTTGTGGTATGATGAGGCGAGCGAAAAGGACGATGACGAAGCAGGCTAGAGCTTTGTTCTAGGAGCCTGGCCACAGAATGGATTTGTGTTACCTCCAATGCTTCAGATAATGATAATGGAGGTAAAATGCCGGGAAGGGCTTTTGCAAGCATGCTTTTTCCTGATCCGGGAGGGCCATTGAATAAAATGTTATGTCCGCCGGCGGCGGCGATTTCGAGGGCTCTTTTTGCAGTTTCTTGCCCTTTGATAGAATTCATATCTACTAAGGGTTTTAGTGAATCTCCGGCAAAATTTTCCACTTTAGGGACTTTCGTTAATGTTCCTTTGAGAGTAAGGAAGGCGACGACATCCTTTAAAGAATGGCAGGAAAAAACATCAATGGAAGAGGCGCTTGCTTCATGGCTATTAGAGTGTGGAATTAGCACACCTTTTGCCTGTTTCTTTTGCGCAAGCAGTACTAAGGGAAGAATTCCTGCAATGGAACGGATATCACCGTTTAGGCTGAGTTCTCCTGCAATAAAGTAATTATCCAGTACGGAGACAGGCATTTGTCCCGTAGCGGCGATGATGCCTAGGGCAATAGGAAGGTCGTAGCATGAGCCTTCCTTACGTAAATGCCCAGGAGCTAAATTGACAGTACAGTGGTAAGCACCGAGGGGATATCCGCAATTTTTAAGGGCAGTCAAGACACGATCTTTAGATTCTTTTACTGCAGAGTCAGGTAGGCCTACGATAACCAGGGTCGGTTTTTCTGTAGGCGTGACGTCAACTTCAACGGTGACGGGAAGAGCCTCAAGGCCCCAAAGTGTAAAAGTTGCACATTTTGCTACAGGCATGGCGTATCCTTAAAATAGGAAGGATATAGTAGTTTTTTGGTAGATGTTTGTCTAGTATGGAGAGGTGTTTCTCCTAGGAAGAAATAAATAATGTGCCTTTTAAAATGGTTTTAAGGGCATGAAAAAAATAAATTTCATAATAGTAATTCTCAGAGTATACTGTCAGCGCCTGTTAATTAAATTTCGGAAAGTAATGACAATAATATCCTCTTCTTCATTTTTAAACTTTGATACAGAAATAGATGGCCGATTTTTCTTAAGCTCTATTAAAAGCCTTATTCAATCAACAGATCAATATTACACAGTAAAAAATACCCAAGGGCAGCTTACTTTTAGCGTTAAATATAATTGCAAAACAGGAAAAGCGTCCTGGGTTGGGAAAGAAGAACCAAAAGAAACTTACTATGTTTACAAGGTATACCAAATTTTAGCTGAGAATAAAATCCAATGTATAAATGACCTTTACATGGAATGTGTAGATACTCTTGTGGTCAAGATCATACTATCTATAGAAAAGTTGTTAGCATCGTGCATTTGCACATTGCCTTCTAGAAATATATTGGAAAGAAAAATTGAGGAACTCTCACCAGGTGATGAGCTAGCTTTGTGTAGTGGAATAATGTTTCAAGCCAGCTCATTAATTTCTTTTAGAATAGGCGAAAAAGTGCTGGTAAAAGCTGACGAGGGGGTAGCTATTTGCGGGGTAATAGCAAGCCAAGGTAAGTTCCCTCTCAGAATTGATTGTTCAAGTCCTAAAAAAAATAATATTAAGATCGTTGATTTTGAGAGGGTACAGGATTTGATTCTAGCAAGAGAATTTAACTTTGGCCATAAGGAATCAGGAATAGGCTTTAATCCTTTAAAGCTTGAAAAGGTCGACTTGTACGGCCTCTACGATATGTTTTATAAGACGATAATTCCTGCTAAAGATGCTTTAGAGAAGCGATTGGAAAAATTAGCCCCTGGAGATGTGGTTGTTTTACATTGTGGAAGTGTGCCGCTTGTGAATCCCTTTACTCCGTTTAGGATAGGAGAAAAAGTATTGTTAAATACAGGTAATAATTCAGCTGTTTGCGGAATTGTTGCGGATACAGATTCTTCACTTAAAATAAATTGTTCGCGTGATGCGAGTATGCTCCCAAAAATCGTTGATTTTGCAATGGTGCGGCATCTCATCCTATCAAGGGAATTTAATTACAGCCAGTCGGTCATTTCGCCTCATGCCCTGGAAAGAAAAATTGAATATTTAACGAAGGGAGAGGAGATTGATTTACATGGATTACTTGCACCTCGCATCAACCCATTAGAACCTTTTAGGATAGGTGAGAAGATCCTTTTAAATATGGGTAATAGCTCTGCCATGTGTGGTGTGGTAGCTAGTAGCACCGATACCCTGCTTAAAATAGATTGTTCTTCTGAGAAGAAAAGTCTTTTCAAAACTATTAATTTATCAAGTGCGACGTATAACATCTTAGCCAGAGAAATTGACTTTGGACGTAAGAAGAGTATCATTGTTAGAATGAATTAAATGTCTTTAGCGTTAATAAAAACCTATTTTCATCATTTCCGGCGGTGTGTGACTTTTTCAGAGCTGCACCGCTGGTAGTTTCAGCTTTCTTTGAGAAGAGGGAAGGTTTCCATTTTTAAGAGCTTACCGTCCTCATATTCATAATAACGTTCTACTTCACCGTTAGGATAAAAGAGTTTTGTGATTCCGTGAAGCTTTCCTTGCTTATATGTAAGCTCGCTTTTTAATACGCCATCTTGGAAATAAAAGTATTGTATTCCATGCCACTGCCCTTTGGAATAGACTTGCCGGCTATAGATTCTTTGGCTTTCATAATACCAATTACAGCGGCCTTCTTGAAGTCCTTCTATGTACCAAGCATCGCTAATGACATGTCCTGAAGCAGTATAGAAGCGTGAGGGGCCGTGCAGCTTGCCGGACTTGTAATATTGGCGGCCTTTGGGTTTACCATCTGCATAGACTTGAAGATATTCGCCATCGAGGTTTTTATTTTTAATCCATCCGTAAGCGTAGGGGGTAGGCCCTTGTGTGAATATTTCAAAATAATGGTCAGAAGACGGATGTTTGCCTCGCGTTTTATCTTTGGGAATAGTTAATGGATGCCATTTTTCTTGATGATTTAGGCCAATATCTTTGTCTTCAATGGTATATTGGTTATTTTCAAAGCTATACCGTGGTAGGTTCATGAGTTTTCCTCAACAGAGGCGAGTGTTAATCCTAATTTCTGAAGCAGCTCGGGAGTGGGCATATCCCCCAGCTCTTTGGCTCGCCATGCGAGTTCGATGACACCGGCATTCACACGTGCGACATCTTTTAGAAAATATAGTCTTTTTAAATTTAGTGCGACCCGTGCGAGTGATTTTTTCAATGGACTAAGCCTGCTTAAGCGTATACGGCGCATCTCTATGTTTAATACACGGGCATAAACATTATTAAATAGATCGATAATGTATTGATAAGCTATTTCATCATTGAGTTCTGTTTCTGCCAATGCTGCACGGCCTGTTTGTAAGATGGCGGGTTCTTTTTGCTCGCGTTCGATACGCTCTTGGATAACTTTAGTTTCATTGATGAGGATGTTGAACTGATCGATGCATCGTTTAACGCTTTCATACATTTGTTTGACAAGCCCATCCACTCTTTCCTCAGTAACATCCGGCATAGAGCTGCCTTGGATTTCGGCGTGAATGCGGTTGTTGATGTCGTACTGGCGGTTAAGGTGCTGTTCTGAAACTTCTTTGAGGGGGATGTTTGGAACGCCAGGAAAGCCTAGTCCAGCTTCTGAACTATTTATGAGAGTGATCCCAGGATTGTCTTTGG is drawn from Parachlamydiales bacterium and contains these coding sequences:
- a CDS encoding YifB family Mg chelatase-like AAA ATPase, which encodes MPVAKCATFTLWGLEALPVTVEVDVTPTEKPTLVIVGLPDSAVKESKDRVLTALKNCGYPLGAYHCTVNLAPGHLRKEGSCYDLPIALGIIAATGQMPVSVLDNYFIAGELSLNGDIRSIAGILPLVLLAQKKQAKGVLIPHSNSHEASASSIDVFSCHSLKDVVAFLTLKGTLTKVPKVENFAGDSLKPLVDMNSIKGQETAKRALEIAAAGGHNILFNGPPGSGKSMLAKALPGILPPLSLSEALEVTQIHSVARLLEQSSSLLRHRPFRSPHHTTSYAGLVGGGSNPKPGEISLAHHGVLFLDELPEFSSSVLEALRQPLEDKSVTISRARQQVTYPSQFICIAAMNPCPCGYYGHPSKACKDSEAQRHRYTGKISGPLLDRFDIHITVPPVSYKEMHESAENESSAIIRNRVQKARLKQHSRQGENKINATLTRSDLHLYCPLDNECLQVIKMAMEEHGVSARAADRILRVGLTIADLADENLNALHLFEAFSYKCSII